A stretch of the Desulfobacter sp. genome encodes the following:
- the queA gene encoding tRNA preQ1(34) S-adenosylmethionine ribosyltransferase-isomerase QueA, translating into MYQLSDYDYDLLEELIAQTPAQERTRSRLLGIHRQKNTLSHQHFSDIEGLLRPNDLLVVNNTRVIPARLMGKKETGGQVEILIIDYAQGLVHLEKTGVFQCECLIRASRRPRPGARLFMDGQILARVVGHKDRISIVAFDGGDAFLGQLKAAGQIPLPPYIKRSGDTDLAQRDKQDYQTVYAQKDGAVAAPTAGLHFTDPLIERLAAKGVKMVDITLHVGYGTFVPVQVDDIRDHQIHSESFTVSPGAAEKINQAKKDKHRVIAVGTTSVRTLEYIADDQGFVTAGSGLCDLFIYPGYKFKCVDAMFTNFHLPKSTLLMLISAFYSREKILDAYRTAVAEKYRFFSYGDAMFIQ; encoded by the coding sequence ATGTATCAATTGTCCGACTATGATTATGATCTGCTAGAAGAATTGATTGCCCAGACCCCGGCCCAGGAGAGAACCCGGTCCAGGCTGCTGGGGATTCACAGACAAAAAAATACCCTTTCCCACCAGCATTTTTCCGACATTGAAGGTCTTTTGCGTCCCAATGATCTGCTGGTGGTCAACAATACCCGGGTGATCCCGGCACGGCTGATGGGAAAAAAAGAGACCGGCGGCCAGGTGGAGATCCTGATCATTGACTATGCCCAGGGCCTGGTTCATCTGGAAAAAACCGGTGTTTTTCAGTGCGAATGCCTGATCCGGGCCTCCAGGCGGCCCAGGCCCGGGGCAAGGCTTTTCATGGACGGCCAGATTCTTGCCCGGGTGGTGGGTCACAAGGACCGGATCTCCATCGTGGCCTTTGACGGGGGAGATGCCTTTTTAGGGCAGCTTAAGGCCGCAGGCCAGATCCCGCTTCCCCCCTATATCAAACGGTCGGGGGACACGGATCTTGCCCAGCGGGACAAGCAAGACTACCAGACGGTCTATGCCCAGAAAGACGGGGCTGTGGCCGCACCCACGGCAGGGCTTCATTTTACAGACCCTTTGATTGAAAGACTGGCGGCCAAGGGGGTAAAGATGGTGGATATCACCCTCCATGTGGGATACGGCACCTTTGTGCCGGTGCAGGTGGATGATATCCGGGATCATCAGATCCATTCCGAGTCTTTTACCGTCTCGCCTGGGGCGGCAGAAAAGATCAACCAGGCAAAGAAAGATAAACACCGGGTGATTGCCGTGGGGACCACATCGGTTAGGACCTTGGAGTATATTGCAGATGACCAAGGGTTTGTCACTGCGGGTTCAGGGCTTTGTGATCTCTTTATTTATCCAGGGTACAAGTTTAAATGCGTGGATGCCATGTTCACCAATTTTCATCTTCCCAAATCCACCCTGCTCATGCTGATTTCAGCCTTTTATTCCAGGGAAAAAATTTTAGATGCATACAGGACTGCCGTGGCTGAAAAATACCGGTTTTTCAGCTATGGGGATGCCATGTTTATTCAATAA
- the hypA gene encoding hydrogenase maturation nickel metallochaperone HypA: MHEMGVAEQLVKIALDAIPEDIENPKVETLNLRIGKLAAVVEHSLTFCIEIITKDTPLENVALSIENVPVRIRCKSCSREWEADSPEFSCPHCKDAQVEMLSGREIEITSMELADD, from the coding sequence ATGCATGAAATGGGTGTTGCCGAACAATTGGTCAAAATTGCCCTGGACGCCATACCTGAAGATATTGAAAATCCAAAGGTGGAAACCCTGAACTTGAGGATCGGCAAACTTGCGGCTGTAGTAGAACACAGCCTGACCTTCTGTATCGAAATCATCACCAAAGATACCCCTTTGGAGAATGTGGCCCTGTCCATAGAAAATGTGCCCGTCAGAATCCGGTGCAAATCCTGCAGCCGGGAGTGGGAGGCGGACTCCCCTGAGTTTTCCTGTCCCCATTGCAAGGATGCCCAGGTGGAAATGCTTTCGGGCAGGGAGATTGAAATTACATCCATGGAACTTGCCGATGATTGA
- a CDS encoding DUF2065 domain-containing protein — protein sequence MKFFLCVMGMVMMVEGLPYFAFPGKMRQMVSVILGLDDATLRRFGFFMMLAGLGIVYLAMGE from the coding sequence ATGAAATTTTTTCTTTGCGTGATGGGTATGGTCATGATGGTGGAAGGCCTGCCCTATTTTGCCTTTCCGGGCAAAATGAGACAGATGGTCTCTGTGATACTCGGGCTTGACGACGCCACATTGCGGCGGTTCGGTTTTTTTATGATGCTGGCAGGGCTGGGGATTGTCTATTTGGCCATGGGAGAGTGA
- the gatB gene encoding Asp-tRNA(Asn)/Glu-tRNA(Gln) amidotransferase subunit GatB: MAFEPVIGLEVHAQLKTRTKIFCSCSTQFGSPPNANTCPVCTGMPGVLPVLNKKAVTFAIKAGLATHCTIARESRFDRKNYFYPDLPKGYQITQFAAPIAEHGHLDIDLEQGKKRIGITRIHMEEDAGKLIHDPNRARSMVDLNRTGIPLIEIVSEPDLRTAAEAGAYLRKLHAILKYIDVCDGNMEQGSFRCDANISLRPPGQKEFGTRTELKNLNSFKNVEKAIVYEIQRQTYVLEEGNPVVQETRLWDPNKNCTATMRGKEEAHDYRYFPDPDLVPLIVDDTWIQAVEQTMPELPDQKKQRFVKEFSLSEYDASVLCASIDMADFFEETIKPLKNIKQAANWTMTTLMGLLNAKGLDISQSPITAPAFSDLLLLLEKGSINANAAKTVFEQMAETGKAPSVIVRKKGLEQVSDENELERMVDTVISENPEEAAAYKAGKTKLFSFFMGQIMKKTKGKADPKIVTPLIKSKL, from the coding sequence ATGGCATTTGAACCTGTGATCGGGCTTGAGGTCCATGCCCAGCTCAAGACCCGGACAAAAATCTTCTGTTCCTGCTCCACCCAGTTCGGCAGCCCCCCCAATGCCAATACCTGTCCTGTATGCACGGGTATGCCCGGGGTATTGCCTGTTCTCAACAAAAAGGCGGTTACCTTTGCCATTAAAGCAGGTCTGGCCACCCATTGCACCATTGCCAGAGAAAGCCGGTTTGACCGGAAAAACTATTTTTACCCGGACCTGCCCAAGGGCTATCAGATCACCCAGTTTGCCGCCCCCATTGCAGAACACGGCCACTTGGACATTGATTTAGAGCAAGGAAAAAAAAGGATCGGCATCACCCGGATTCACATGGAAGAGGATGCCGGAAAGCTCATCCATGATCCCAACCGGGCCAGGAGTATGGTCGATTTGAACCGCACCGGCATTCCCCTCATTGAAATTGTGAGCGAACCCGACCTTAGAACTGCAGCCGAGGCAGGGGCCTATTTAAGAAAACTCCATGCCATTCTAAAATACATTGATGTCTGTGACGGCAACATGGAGCAGGGCTCTTTTCGCTGTGATGCCAATATTTCCCTCCGGCCCCCAGGCCAAAAAGAATTCGGCACCAGGACCGAGCTTAAAAACCTCAACTCCTTTAAAAACGTGGAAAAAGCCATCGTCTATGAAATCCAACGCCAGACCTATGTATTGGAAGAGGGTAACCCGGTGGTCCAGGAAACCCGGCTCTGGGACCCCAATAAAAATTGTACCGCCACCATGAGGGGCAAGGAAGAGGCCCATGATTACCGGTATTTTCCCGATCCTGACCTGGTTCCCCTGATTGTTGACGATACCTGGATCCAGGCGGTGGAACAGACCATGCCCGAACTGCCGGACCAGAAAAAACAGCGGTTTGTCAAAGAATTCAGCCTTTCTGAATATGATGCCTCCGTGCTTTGTGCAAGCATTGATATGGCCGACTTTTTTGAAGAGACCATCAAACCCCTGAAAAATATCAAACAGGCGGCAAACTGGACCATGACCACGCTCATGGGCCTGCTCAATGCAAAGGGATTGGACATCAGCCAGTCCCCAATCACGGCCCCGGCCTTTTCAGACTTACTGCTCCTCCTTGAAAAGGGGAGCATCAATGCCAATGCCGCAAAAACCGTATTTGAGCAGATGGCCGAGACCGGCAAGGCCCCTTCAGTCATTGTCCGGAAAAAAGGCCTTGAGCAGGTCTCTGACGAGAATGAGCTTGAACGCATGGTGGACACGGTGATTTCAGAAAACCCCGAAGAGGCAGCAGCCTATAAAGCGGGCAAAACCAAATTATTCAGCTTTTTTATGGGCCAGATCATGAAAAAAACCAAGGGAAAAGCCGATCCTAAAATCGTCACCCCTTTGATTAAATCCAAATTATAA
- the tgt gene encoding tRNA guanosine(34) transglycosylase Tgt: protein MLTFELFKDNGRESKPDSGPDLSSHEGKDKDCSRTGVITTDRGQIETPIFMPVGTVGSVKGISKEDLDHCGAQIILGNTYHLYLRPGCEVIEPMGGLHEFISWDKPMLTDSGGFQFFSLAKLAKFTDEGVNFQSHIDGSRHFFSPEKAVEIQMILGSDIMMSLDWCMGHPATRGQTVEALKKTTAWARRGFDFWQDQGAKNNLFGIVQGGMYKELRSLSAEQITKIDFPGFAIGGLSVGEPTPIMYEMARHTLPLLPPDKPRYIMGVGTPENLVTLVGMGCDMFDCVMPSRNARNGQLFTRTGTINIPNARYKTDSRPIDDTCQCYTCQNYSRSYLRHLYKSRELLAYRLNTIHNLYYYLDLMDKMRHAIKQDQFLEFKDDFFAQRKKPE from the coding sequence ATGCTGACATTTGAATTGTTTAAAGATAACGGCCGGGAGTCTAAGCCAGATTCAGGTCCGGATTTATCCTCCCATGAAGGAAAAGACAAGGACTGTTCCCGCACCGGGGTGATCACCACGGACCGGGGGCAGATTGAGACCCCCATTTTCATGCCCGTAGGTACGGTGGGATCGGTCAAGGGGATTTCAAAGGAAGATCTGGATCATTGCGGGGCCCAGATTATTCTGGGAAATACCTATCATCTGTATTTGCGTCCGGGCTGCGAAGTCATTGAACCCATGGGCGGGCTCCATGAATTTATCTCCTGGGACAAGCCCATGCTCACCGATTCCGGAGGGTTTCAGTTTTTTTCCCTGGCCAAGCTGGCCAAGTTCACGGATGAGGGGGTGAATTTTCAATCCCATATTGACGGGTCCAGGCATTTTTTCTCCCCTGAAAAGGCCGTGGAGATCCAGATGATTTTAGGCTCTGACATCATGATGTCCCTGGACTGGTGCATGGGGCATCCCGCCACCCGGGGTCAGACCGTTGAGGCCTTGAAAAAAACAACGGCCTGGGCAAGACGCGGGTTTGATTTCTGGCAGGACCAGGGGGCAAAGAACAACCTTTTCGGGATTGTTCAGGGCGGGATGTACAAGGAGCTGCGCTCTTTGTCGGCCGAGCAGATTACAAAGATTGATTTTCCAGGCTTTGCCATTGGCGGGCTTTCCGTGGGAGAACCCACCCCTATCATGTATGAGATGGCCCGTCACACCCTGCCCTTGCTGCCTCCTGACAAACCCAGGTATATCATGGGAGTGGGCACGCCTGAAAATTTGGTGACCCTGGTGGGCATGGGCTGTGACATGTTTGACTGTGTCATGCCTTCCAGAAATGCCAGAAACGGGCAGCTGTTTACCCGCACCGGCACCATCAATATTCCCAATGCACGGTATAAAACAGATTCAAGGCCCATTGATGATACCTGCCAATGCTATACCTGCCAGAATTATTCCCGAAGCTATTTAAGGCATTTGTACAAATCACGGGAGCTTTTGGCCTATCGGCTGAATACCATTCATAATCTCTATTATTATCTTGACCTCATGGACAAAATGCGCCATGCAATAAAACAAGATCAGTTTTTAGAGTTTAAAGATGATTTTTTTGCACAAAGGAAAAAGCCTGAATGA
- the amrB gene encoding AmmeMemoRadiSam system protein B, translating to MDKKENAPGSGAIKRPAFAGSWYPSGARACENAIQTFLKGGRSDPCFSGKGLGGIVPHAGWAYSGRIACRVFDILARHHPGPDTIILFGAHMHSSSPGFTMDPGGVETPFGNLEVDTSFLKALVSRLSWAKDRIKRLSPKAFPDENTIELQFPFIRYFFPNSRIIVWGVPPTDLSVHIGQACAQTARDLGRSILVVGSTDMTHYGPNFAFEPAGKGKKALEWVVSENDAQAIRAMEKMDSQGILDQGLAHQNLCCPGAVAAAAAACKKMGAAKGICLDHATSFDIAPATSFVGYCGMIYV from the coding sequence ATGGATAAAAAAGAAAATGCCCCGGGCTCCGGGGCCATTAAACGCCCAGCCTTTGCCGGGTCCTGGTATCCGTCCGGGGCCCGGGCCTGTGAAAATGCCATCCAAACCTTTTTAAAGGGGGGTAGGTCTGATCCCTGTTTTTCGGGCAAGGGCCTGGGCGGGATTGTTCCCCATGCCGGGTGGGCATATTCAGGCAGGATTGCCTGCCGGGTATTTGATATTCTGGCCCGGCACCATCCTGGGCCGGATACCATTATTCTGTTCGGGGCCCACATGCATTCGTCTTCTCCCGGGTTTACCATGGACCCGGGGGGCGTTGAAACCCCCTTTGGGAATCTTGAGGTGGACACAAGTTTTTTAAAGGCTCTGGTTTCCAGGTTGTCTTGGGCAAAGGATCGTATCAAACGGCTTTCCCCAAAGGCCTTTCCCGATGAAAACACCATCGAGCTTCAATTTCCCTTTATCCGGTATTTTTTTCCCAACTCAAGGATAATTGTCTGGGGGGTGCCGCCCACAGATCTCAGCGTGCACATCGGGCAGGCATGCGCCCAAACCGCCCGGGACCTGGGCAGATCCATCCTGGTCGTTGGATCAACAGACATGACCCATTACGGCCCGAATTTTGCCTTTGAACCGGCTGGAAAGGGGAAAAAAGCCCTGGAATGGGTGGTGTCCGAAAATGATGCCCAGGCCATCCGGGCCATGGAAAAAATGGATTCCCAGGGGATACTTGACCAGGGACTGGCCCATCAGAATCTCTGCTGCCCCGGGGCGGTTGCGGCGGCCGCCGCTGCCTGTAAAAAAATGGGCGCGGCCAAGGGCATCTGCCTTGACCACGCCACAAGTTTTGACATCGCGCCTGCCACAAGTTTTGTGGGATACTGCGGGATGATCTATGTCTGA
- a CDS encoding pyridoxal phosphate-dependent aminotransferase yields MTIAQKIFADIETGSWIRKMFEAGARLKAEYGPENVFDFSLGNPNLEPPQAFKQALEKAVQDPACGLHGYMPNAGYPHVREQIAQTLARIQKKKITREDIVMTCGAAGGLNIVFKSLLNPEEEVLVTSPYFVEYKAYADNHGGRLKTVPARDDFSLDLDAMAKAIGPKTKIVLINSPNNPTGAVYSRVQLEGLGRMLEEKSKIFGQTIYLVSDEPYTRIVFDHVEVPPIFDFYDQSLVVTSHSKDLSLAGERIGYVTVNPRACYRQEIVNALTLANRTLGFVNAPAMIQRVLPDLQGVSVDVAIYERKRDMICEGMKKAGYTFHKPMGSFYLFVKSPIENDVDFVQILQQERILAVPGKGFGGPGYFRLAFCVDDHCITASMDGFERAIQLIKQL; encoded by the coding sequence ATGACCATTGCCCAAAAAATTTTTGCCGACATTGAGACCGGTTCATGGATCAGAAAGATGTTTGAGGCAGGGGCCCGGCTCAAGGCCGAGTACGGGCCGGAAAATGTATTTGATTTTTCCCTGGGCAATCCCAATCTGGAGCCGCCCCAAGCCTTTAAGCAGGCCCTTGAAAAAGCGGTTCAAGATCCTGCTTGCGGGCTTCACGGGTATATGCCCAATGCCGGGTATCCCCATGTAAGAGAGCAGATTGCCCAAACCCTGGCCAGGATCCAGAAAAAAAAGATCACCAGAGAGGATATTGTCATGACCTGCGGGGCTGCAGGCGGATTGAACATTGTGTTTAAATCCCTGCTCAACCCGGAAGAAGAGGTGTTGGTGACCTCGCCTTATTTTGTGGAGTACAAGGCCTATGCCGACAACCATGGCGGCCGGCTCAAAACCGTGCCTGCCCGGGATGATTTTTCCCTGGATCTTGATGCCATGGCCAAGGCCATTGGGCCCAAAACAAAAATTGTTTTGATCAACTCTCCCAACAATCCCACAGGCGCGGTCTATTCAAGAGTTCAGCTTGAAGGGCTTGGCCGGATGCTAGAAGAAAAATCAAAGATCTTTGGTCAAACGATTTATCTTGTCTCTGACGAGCCCTATACCCGGATCGTCTTTGACCATGTTGAGGTGCCCCCCATATTTGACTTTTATGACCAAAGCCTTGTGGTGACCTCCCATTCCAAGGATCTTTCCCTGGCAGGGGAGCGCATCGGCTATGTCACTGTGAATCCTCGCGCCTGTTACCGGCAGGAGATTGTCAATGCCCTGACCCTGGCCAACAGAACCCTTGGCTTTGTCAATGCCCCGGCCATGATCCAGCGTGTGCTGCCTGATCTTCAGGGGGTCAGCGTGGATGTGGCCATCTATGAACGTAAGCGGGATATGATTTGTGAGGGGATGAAAAAGGCCGGGTACACCTTTCATAAACCCATGGGCAGTTTTTATCTTTTTGTAAAATCTCCCATTGAAAATGATGTGGACTTTGTTCAGATTCTTCAACAAGAACGTATTCTTGCGGTGCCGGGAAAAGGATTTGGCGGGCCCGGATATTTCAGGCTGGCATTTTGCGTGGATGATCATTGCATTACTGCCAGCATGGACGGATTTGAACGGGCCATTCAATTAATTAAACAATTATAG
- the gatA gene encoding Asp-tRNA(Asn)/Glu-tRNA(Gln) amidotransferase subunit GatA, with protein MDLHTLTIAQAQKLLSDKAISSVELTAALLERINAHDKRIGAFITVDPESALAQARAADEQIAKQDQKTFTGIPLALKDLLCTQGVKTTCGSKILKDFVPEYNATVVEKINRENGVILGKTNLDEFAMGSSTENSAFKLTRNPWNLDHVPGGSSGGSAAAVAAQFCSASLGTDTGGSIRQPASHCGVVGLKPTYGRVSRFGLVSYASSLDQIGPITRDVKDSALMMNLICGHDPKDSTSAPRDVPDFTKGIEDFKRKGLKGMTAGIPKEFSSLEGIDPEVMAAFESAKEVLADLGVKIKEVSLAHTDYVVAAYYIIAPCEASANLARFDGVRYGFRDKSQDDLIEMYKKTKSQGFGLEVQRRIIIGTYALSAGYYDAYYGRASQVRALIMDDFARAFESCDIILSPVAPTPAFKIGENTEDPLTMYLSDIFTLSANMAGVPGISVPGGISAKGLPMGIQMMARHFDELSLIRAGFGFEQAMGLDRTLPELG; from the coding sequence ATGGATTTACATACACTGACCATTGCCCAGGCCCAAAAACTTTTGTCTGACAAGGCAATCTCCTCGGTTGAGCTGACAGCCGCCCTTTTAGAGCGGATCAATGCCCATGACAAACGCATTGGCGCTTTTATCACCGTGGACCCGGAATCTGCCCTGGCCCAGGCCAGGGCGGCAGATGAGCAAATTGCCAAACAGGATCAAAAAACCTTTACAGGGATTCCTTTGGCCTTAAAAGACCTGCTGTGTACCCAGGGGGTGAAAACCACCTGCGGATCCAAAATCCTGAAAGACTTTGTGCCCGAGTACAATGCCACGGTGGTGGAAAAGATCAACCGTGAAAACGGGGTGATCCTGGGCAAGACCAATCTGGATGAATTTGCCATGGGCTCTTCCACTGAAAATTCCGCGTTCAAGCTTACCCGGAATCCCTGGAACCTGGACCATGTGCCAGGGGGGTCTTCTGGCGGTTCTGCCGCGGCTGTGGCTGCCCAGTTCTGCTCTGCCTCTCTGGGCACGGACACGGGCGGTTCCATCCGCCAGCCCGCCTCCCATTGCGGGGTGGTGGGGCTTAAACCCACCTATGGGCGGGTTTCCAGGTTCGGCCTTGTCTCCTATGCCTCTTCCCTGGACCAGATCGGCCCCATTACAAGGGATGTAAAAGACAGCGCCTTGATGATGAATTTGATCTGCGGCCATGATCCCAAGGATTCCACTTCCGCGCCCAGGGATGTTCCGGATTTTACAAAGGGTATTGAAGATTTTAAACGCAAGGGGTTAAAGGGAATGACCGCAGGGATCCCCAAAGAATTTTCAAGCCTTGAGGGCATTGATCCCGAAGTCATGGCAGCCTTTGAATCTGCCAAAGAGGTGTTGGCCGATCTGGGGGTGAAGATCAAGGAGGTCTCCCTTGCCCATACCGATTATGTGGTGGCCGCCTATTATATTATTGCCCCCTGTGAAGCCAGCGCCAATCTGGCACGGTTTGACGGGGTGAGATACGGATTCAGGGACAAATCCCAGGATGATCTTATTGAAATGTACAAGAAAACCAAATCCCAGGGGTTCGGCCTTGAGGTCCAGCGCAGGATTATCATCGGCACCTATGCCCTGTCTGCCGGATATTATGATGCCTATTACGGACGGGCCTCCCAGGTCAGGGCCTTGATCATGGATGATTTTGCCCGGGCCTTTGAAAGTTGCGACATTATTCTTTCGCCTGTGGCGCCCACCCCGGCCTTTAAGATTGGAGAGAATACTGAAGATCCTCTGACCATGTATTTGAGTGATATCTTTACCCTGTCTGCCAATATGGCCGGAGTTCCCGGGATTTCCGTTCCCGGGGGGATTTCAGCCAAAGGCCTGCCCATGGGCATTCAGATGATGGCCAGGCATTTTGACGAGCTTTCCTTGATCCGGGCGGGGTTTGGGTTTGAACAGGCCATGGGCCTTGATCGCACCCTGCCTGAATTGGGATAG
- the rpmF gene encoding 50S ribosomal protein L32, whose amino-acid sequence MAVPKQRSSKARGRKRRTHYKTSAPTVSVCPECQEPKLPHTACPECGAYKGRNVNAAQEDDE is encoded by the coding sequence ATGGCAGTACCTAAGCAAAGAAGCTCCAAGGCAAGAGGCAGGAAAAGACGGACCCACTACAAAACCAGCGCTCCCACCGTATCTGTATGCCCGGAGTGCCAGGAACCCAAACTTCCCCACACAGCATGCCCTGAATGCGGTGCCTACAAAGGCCGGAACGTAAATGCTGCCCAGGAAGACGACGAATAA
- the gltX gene encoding glutamate--tRNA ligase produces the protein MKPIVTRFPPSPTGYLHIGGARTALFNWLYARKTKGTFVLRIEDTDKIRSTKESVDAILEAMEWLGIDWDQGPFFQTQRHDIYSEYIDRLVESGHAYYCDCTPAEVDAMREQAKAKGQKPMYNAKCRDRHLKKGDNTVVRLRTPDTGVTIVDDVVKGSTAFQNAEIDDFIIQRSSGVAMYNLAVVIDDITMNINTIIRGDDHLINTPKQMLIYQALGAELPVFGHVPMVLGADKSRLSKRHGAMSVGEYKKMGFLPDAVINYLVRLGWSHGDQEFFERDDLIEKFDLKHLGRSASMFDTDKLISLNAKHIQKKSPAELAEPLLPFLAELGVKAENNDFTCAVIETLQPRSKTLVEMAQAALFYYMDDVEFEQKAAKKFLKPETASLLTQCADALEGLETFAQKDQEEVFKKIMEETGLGFGKIAQPLRVAVTGTTVSPGIFEMLMALGKEKTIARIRKAAQFCLSKTEDQS, from the coding sequence ATGAAACCCATTGTTACCCGCTTTCCCCCTTCGCCCACAGGATACCTTCATATCGGCGGTGCCAGGACCGCATTGTTTAACTGGCTCTACGCCAGAAAAACCAAAGGCACCTTTGTATTACGCATCGAAGATACCGATAAAATCCGGTCCACCAAGGAATCCGTGGATGCCATCCTAGAAGCCATGGAATGGCTGGGCATTGACTGGGACCAGGGCCCTTTTTTCCAGACCCAGCGCCATGATATTTACAGTGAATATATTGACCGCCTGGTCGAATCCGGTCATGCCTATTATTGTGACTGCACCCCCGCAGAGGTGGATGCCATGCGCGAACAGGCAAAAGCCAAGGGGCAAAAACCCATGTACAACGCCAAATGCCGGGACCGGCACCTGAAAAAAGGAGACAACACCGTGGTCAGGCTCAGAACCCCTGATACCGGGGTGACCATTGTGGATGATGTAGTCAAGGGCAGCACAGCCTTTCAGAATGCTGAAATTGACGATTTCATCATCCAGCGCAGCTCCGGGGTGGCCATGTACAATCTGGCTGTGGTGATTGATGATATCACCATGAATATCAACACCATTATCCGGGGGGATGACCATCTGATCAACACCCCCAAGCAGATGCTCATCTACCAGGCCCTGGGCGCAGAACTTCCCGTATTCGGCCATGTGCCCATGGTGCTGGGCGCTGACAAATCACGGTTGAGCAAACGCCACGGCGCCATGTCCGTTGGAGAGTACAAAAAAATGGGATTTTTGCCCGATGCCGTGATCAATTACCTGGTCCGGTTAGGCTGGTCCCATGGAGACCAGGAATTTTTTGAACGGGACGATCTCATTGAAAAATTTGATTTAAAGCACCTGGGCCGGTCTGCATCCATGTTTGATACGGACAAGCTGATCTCCTTAAATGCCAAGCATATCCAGAAAAAAAGTCCGGCAGAACTTGCAGAACCGCTACTGCCCTTTTTGGCAGAACTCGGGGTAAAGGCTGAGAACAACGACTTCACCTGCGCCGTGATTGAAACCCTTCAGCCCAGAAGCAAAACCCTGGTTGAAATGGCCCAGGCCGCACTCTTTTACTACATGGATGACGTCGAGTTTGAACAAAAGGCAGCCAAAAAGTTTTTAAAGCCCGAGACAGCCTCTCTTTTGACCCAATGCGCAGATGCGCTTGAAGGCCTGGAGACATTTGCCCAAAAGGATCAGGAAGAGGTGTTTAAAAAAATCATGGAAGAGACTGGACTTGGATTCGGCAAGATTGCCCAGCCCCTCAGGGTGGCTGTGACCGGCACCACCGTCAGTCCTGGAATTTTTGAAATGCTCATGGCCCTTGGCAAGGAAAAAACAATTGCGCGCATCCGAAAGGCCGCCCAATTTTGCCTGTCCAAAACCGAAGACCAAAGCTGA
- the acpP gene encoding acyl carrier protein, which produces MTVETKVKKVIAEKIPDIDIDDVVPEASLIEDLGADSLTIVELVMSMEEVFEIEIDDDAAEGLVTVQDAIDFIKAKS; this is translated from the coding sequence ATGACCGTTGAAACCAAAGTGAAAAAAGTGATTGCCGAAAAAATTCCTGATATTGATATTGATGATGTGGTCCCCGAAGCCTCGCTCATTGAAGATCTTGGGGCAGATTCTTTGACCATTGTCGAGCTTGTCATGTCCATGGAAGAAGTCTTTGAAATTGAAATTGATGATGATGCGGCAGAAGGGCTTGTAACGGTTCAGGATGCCATTGATTTTATCAAGGCAAAATCTTAA
- the hypB gene encoding hydrogenase nickel incorporation protein HypB, with product MEINIQKRVLEQNKTEADVNRLFFNEKKVFVLNMMSSPGSGKTETLCKTLGALMPGIRVGVIVGDVCTTNDADRLEVTGAKVTQINTDQFGGDCHLAAHLIDASARALGCDDLDLLIVENIGNLVCPAEFDIGEDARAVVLSVTEGEDKPLKYPLMFQVADVAILNKVDLLPYLDFDAPLAVENMKKVHPGMPVFEISAKTQEGFEPWLEWLKTKVKEKLG from the coding sequence ATGGAAATAAATATTCAAAAGCGGGTGCTTGAGCAGAATAAAACAGAGGCAGACGTTAACCGGCTGTTTTTTAATGAGAAAAAGGTTTTTGTCCTGAACATGATGTCCTCTCCGGGCTCGGGCAAGACCGAAACCCTGTGTAAAACCTTGGGGGCGCTCATGCCCGGGATCAGGGTAGGGGTGATTGTGGGAGATGTCTGCACCACCAACGATGCCGACCGCCTGGAGGTTACCGGGGCCAAGGTCACCCAGATCAATACGGACCAGTTCGGGGGGGACTGCCATCTGGCGGCCCATCTTATTGATGCCTCTGCACGGGCCCTTGGCTGCGATGACCTGGATCTGCTCATTGTGGAAAATATCGGAAACCTGGTATGCCCTGCGGAATTTGATATTGGAGAGGATGCCAGGGCCGTGGTCCTGAGCGTGACCGAAGGGGAAGACAAACCCTTGAAATACCCCCTGATGTTCCAGGTGGCGGATGTTGCCATTTTAAACAAGGTGGATCTGCTCCCCTATCTGGATTTTGATGCGCCCTTGGCCGTTGAAAATATGAAAAAGGTCCACCCGGGCATGCCGGTATTTGAGATTTCCGCCAAAACCCAGGAGGGATTTGAACCCTGGCTTGAATGGCTGAAAACCAAGGTCAAGGAAAAACTGGGGTAA